One Spinacia oleracea cultivar Varoflay chromosome 4, BTI_SOV_V1, whole genome shotgun sequence DNA segment encodes these proteins:
- the LOC110791097 gene encoding root phototropism protein 3, whose amino-acid sequence MWDSETESLGGRDYGNGAHVPAKHGVKTDGFEQRGQSWFVATDVPSDLLVHIGEVNFHLHKYPLISRCGRLSRIIYDNHEGEVNKINLNDLPGGAESFELAAKFCYGIAVDLTASNISGLRCAAEYLEMTEDLEEGNLIFKTEAFLSYVVLSSWRDSIIVLKSCEKLSPWAENLQIVRRCSESIAWKACANPKGIRWNYTGRPSKVSSPKWNDLKDSSPSRAIQVPPDWWFEDVSILRIDHFVRVITAIKVKGMRFELVGAAIIQYASKWLPGLIKDAGGEPMLDDFSNGNICRESSGGSSSGSGGGSGSWKGGLHLIVAGNKEEPDTIKAKDQRMIIESLISIIPPQKDSVSCSFLLRLLRMANKLKVAHALVNELEKRVGMQFEQATLSDLLIPSYNKSETTYDVDLVQRLLEHFLVQEQTECASSPNRAYLDKNMFEESQRGGASSAKMRVARLVDSYLTEIARDRNLSLTKFHVLAEALPESARTCDDGLYRAIDSYLKAHPTLSEHERKRLCRVMDCQKLSIDACMHAAQNERLPLRVVVQVLFSEQVKISNAISNNTLKDNTAGESQFQPMVTTRKTLLEGTPQSFQEGWSTAKKDINTLKFELETVKTKYVELQNEMESLQRQFDKMVPKQKQHSSSAWTSGWKKLSRLAKMSNVDGQDDGSDQPVAELTRKTPRRWRNSIS is encoded by the exons TACCCTTTGATTTCAAGGTGTGGAAGATTGAGTAGGATCATATATGATAACCATGAAGGAGAAGTAAACAAGATAAACTTGAATGATCTTCCTGGAGGAGCTGAGTCATTCGAGCTAGCAGCAAAATTCTGCTATGGAATCGCGGTTGATCTAACAGCATCCAACATATCAGGACTAAGATGTGCTGCAGAGTATCTGGAAATGACAGAAGACTTAGAAGAAGGAAACCTCATATTCAAAACTGAGGCTTTCTTAAGCTATGTAGTTCTCTCATCTTGGAGAGACTCCATCATTGTTTTAAAGAGCTGTGAGAAGCTCTCACCTTGGGCAGAAAACCTTCAGATTGTTCGTAGGTGTAGCGAGTCTATTGCTTGGAAGGCTTGTGCTAATCCAAAGGGAATAAGGTGGAATTACACAGGGAGACCTTCTAAGGTTTCTAGCCCTAAATGGAATGATCTTAAGGACTCGAGTCCAAGCAGGGCAATCCAAGTGCCTCCTGATTGGTGGTTTGAGGATGTCTCAATCCTTAGGATCGATCACTTTGTTCGTGTAATAACAGCCATTAAAGTTAAAGGAATGAGGTTTGAATTAGTTGGTGCTGCGATTATTCAGTACGCATCCAAATGGCTTCCTGGACTAATCAAGGATGCTGGTGGTGAACCTATGTTGGATGATTTCAGCAATGGGAATATCTGCAGAGAGAGCAGCGGTGGCAGCAGCAGTGGCAGTGGTGGCGGTAGTGGAAGCTGGAAAGGTGGGCTCCACTTGATAGTTGCAGGGAATAAAGAAGAGCCTGATACAATAAAAGCAAAAGATCAAAGAATGATAATTGAGAGCCTGATTAGTATAATTCCACCCCAAAAGGACAGTGTTTCCTGCAGCTTCCTGTTGAGGCTTCTGAGGATGGCTAACAAGCTAAAAGTAGCTCATGCTTTAGTAAATGAGCTTGAAAAACGCGTTGGTATGCAGTTCGAGCAGGCAACCTTGTCAGATCTTCTTATACCATCTTACAATAAAAGTGAGACAACATATGATGTGGATTTAGTTCAGAGACTTCTGGAACATTTCTTAGTTCAAGAACAGACTGAATGTGCAAGTAGTCCTAATAGGGCATATTTGGACAAGAATATGTTTGAGGAGAGTCAAAGAGGGGGTGCTTCCAGCGCTAAGATGCGAGTGGCTAGGCTTGTTGATAGTTACTTAACGGAGATAGCTAGGGATAGGAATCTATCTCTTACCAAATTCCATGTCCTGGCCGAGGCTCTACCTGAATCTGCAAGAACTTGTGATGATGGGCTTTACAGAGCAATCGACTCCTACCTCAAG GCACACCCTACACTGTCAGAACATGAAAGAAAACGATTATGTCGAGTAATGGACTGCCAGAAGCTTTCAATTGATGCCTGCATGCATGCAGCACAAAATGAGAGGCTTCCCTTAAGGGTAGTGGTGCAGGTCCTCTTCTCGGAGCAGGTTAAAATAAGCAACGCGATATCTAATAACACCCTGAAAGACAATACTGCAGGAGAGTCCCAATTTCAGCCAATGGTCACAACCCGAAAGACCCTTCTTGAGGGTACCCCACAGTCGTTCCAAGAAGGGTGGTCAACAGCAAAGAAAGACATTAATACCCTCAAGTTTGAGCTGGAGACAGTTAAGACTAAATATGTGGAACTCCAGAATGAGATGGAGAGTTTACAAAGGCAGTTTGATAAAATGGTTCCTAAACAAAAACAGCATTCTTCATCGGCGTGGACTAGTGGGTGGAAGAAACTGAGTAGACTGGCAAAGATGAGTAATGTTGATGGTCAAGATGATGGATCTGATCAACCAGTAGCAGAACTGACCAGAAAGACCCCTAGAAGGTGGAGAAATTCTATTTCTTGA